The following are from one region of the Mesorhizobium sp. B4-1-4 genome:
- a CDS encoding potassium transporter Kup, with amino-acid sequence MALANPGSEAEPVEQSSHPEIEQHSTKVLMLGALGVVYGDIGTSPIYAFREALHASSGGNVANRADILGVLSLIIWSLTITVTIKYIMFVLRADNRGEGGVLSLMALARGSFPKRSAVILGIGIVGASLFFGDAVITPAISVLSAVEGMNVVTPAFQPYVVPLTLVILAAVFAVQRFGTGGVGLVFGPVTAVWFLAIGLSGVNHIVADPEILWAISPHYIVAFLIHSPDVSFVTIGAVFLAVTGAEALYADLGHFGRKPIVLAWLWIVFPCLLLNYAGQGAFVLANGGIVGHPFFEMNEGWALIPMVVLATAATVIASQAVISGAFSLTRQAVQLNMLPRLEILHTSEKQSGQIYMPRVNLLLALVVMMLVVGFGESSRLASAYGISVTGNMLVTTTLLFVIMTRIWKWNLWPAIGLTALFALIDVGFFASNIVKVFEGGWASLVVAFAIVLGMWTWVRGSRYLFDKTRRNEIPLDFLAGNLLKKKPHLVSGTAVFLTSDPLSAPTALMHSLKHYKVLHEQNVILSVVTAPQPVVPDSERVKMETVNELFMRVTLTFGYMEQPNIPRALAICRKQGWKFDIMTTSFFLSRRSLKASPNSGMPVWQDRLFIGLARTAADATEYFQIPTGRVVEIGTQVAI; translated from the coding sequence ATGGCCCTTGCCAACCCTGGTAGTGAGGCAGAACCCGTCGAACAGTCGAGCCATCCCGAAATCGAACAGCACAGCACCAAGGTGTTGATGCTGGGCGCGCTTGGCGTCGTCTATGGCGATATCGGCACCAGCCCGATCTATGCCTTCCGCGAAGCCCTGCATGCCTCGTCCGGTGGCAATGTTGCCAATCGTGCCGATATTCTCGGCGTGCTGTCGCTGATCATCTGGTCGCTGACGATCACGGTAACAATAAAATACATCATGTTCGTGCTGAGAGCGGATAACCGCGGCGAGGGCGGGGTGCTGTCGCTGATGGCGCTGGCGCGCGGCAGTTTCCCAAAACGCTCGGCTGTCATTCTCGGCATCGGCATCGTCGGCGCCTCATTGTTTTTCGGCGACGCCGTCATTACGCCGGCGATTTCGGTGCTGTCGGCGGTGGAAGGCATGAATGTCGTCACGCCCGCGTTCCAGCCCTATGTCGTGCCGCTTACACTGGTCATCCTTGCCGCGGTGTTCGCGGTACAGCGTTTCGGCACCGGCGGCGTCGGGCTGGTCTTCGGCCCGGTCACCGCTGTGTGGTTCCTTGCCATCGGCCTTTCCGGCGTCAACCACATCGTCGCCGACCCGGAAATCCTCTGGGCGATCAGCCCGCATTATATCGTCGCCTTCCTGATCCATTCGCCCGACGTTTCCTTCGTGACGATCGGCGCTGTTTTCCTGGCTGTCACCGGCGCTGAAGCGCTTTACGCCGATCTCGGCCATTTCGGCCGCAAGCCGATCGTGCTCGCCTGGCTGTGGATCGTGTTTCCTTGCCTGCTGCTCAATTATGCCGGACAGGGAGCTTTCGTGCTGGCCAATGGCGGCATCGTCGGCCATCCGTTCTTCGAAATGAACGAGGGTTGGGCACTGATCCCAATGGTCGTGCTGGCGACCGCTGCGACGGTGATTGCCAGCCAGGCGGTGATTTCGGGCGCTTTCTCGCTGACTAGGCAAGCGGTGCAGCTCAACATGCTGCCGCGTCTGGAAATCCTGCACACGTCGGAAAAGCAGTCCGGCCAGATCTACATGCCGCGCGTCAACCTTCTGCTGGCGCTGGTGGTGATGATGCTGGTGGTCGGATTCGGCGAGTCCAGCAGGCTGGCGTCGGCCTACGGCATATCGGTTACCGGCAACATGCTGGTGACGACGACGCTGCTGTTCGTCATCATGACGCGAATCTGGAAATGGAACCTGTGGCCGGCGATTGGACTGACGGCGCTGTTTGCGCTGATCGATGTCGGGTTTTTTGCCTCCAACATCGTCAAGGTGTTCGAAGGCGGCTGGGCCTCGCTGGTCGTGGCCTTCGCGATCGTGCTGGGCATGTGGACCTGGGTGCGCGGCAGCCGTTATCTCTTCGACAAGACGCGTCGCAACGAGATCCCGCTCGATTTCCTCGCCGGCAACCTGTTGAAAAAGAAGCCGCATCTGGTTTCCGGCACCGCCGTGTTCCTGACCAGCGATCCGCTCAGCGCGCCAACCGCGCTGATGCACAGCCTGAAGCACTACAAGGTGCTGCACGAGCAGAACGTCATCCTTTCGGTGGTGACGGCGCCGCAGCCGGTGGTGCCCGACAGCGAGCGGGTCAAGATGGAGACGGTCAACGAGCTGTTCATGCGGGTGACGCTGACCTTCGGCTACATGGAACAGCCCAACATTCCGCGCGCGCTGGCCATCTGCCGCAAGCAGGGCTGGAAGTTCGACATCATGACGACATCCTTTTTCCTGTCGCGGCGTTCGCTGAAAGCCTCGCCCAATTCCGGCATGCCGGTGTGGCAGGACCGGCTGTTCATCGGCCTGGCGCGCACGGCGGCCGACGCGACCGAATATTTCCAGATTCCGACCGGACGTGTGGTAGAGATCGGAACGCAGGTGGCGATCTGA
- a CDS encoding potassium transporter Kup, with the protein MDLANRGSEAEPVEQSSHSGVEQHSTKVLMLGALGVVYGDIGTSPIYAFREALHASPGIDTRVHVLGVLSLIVWALTIIVTIKYVAFVLRADNKGEGGTLSLMSLARSAYPKGARLILVIGLCGAALFFGDSIITPAISVLSAVEGLEVVTPTLDAYVVPITLLILAVLFSVQRFGTGKVAAVFGPVTALWFLAIGVAGLYHLMDDPSILLAIDPYYAVAYLVSTPTAAFVTVGAVFLAVTGAEALYVDLGHFGRKPIVLAWFSVVFPCLLLNYFGQGAFVLANNGKPTNPFFQMLPDWALMPMVGLATAATVIASQAVISGAFSLTRQAVQLNLLPRIEVQHTSEMQLGQIYMPRVNLLIALGVMLLVVGFGSSSSLASAYGISVTGEMLMTTILLFVVMRKMWKWKLALALALTLLFGVIDSGFLLANVVKILEGGWVSITVACLMGLIMWTWIRGSRYLFDKTRRNEIPLDFLAGNLLKKKPQLVSGTAVFLTSDPLSAPTALMHSLKHYKVLHEQNVILSVVTAPQPVVPDSERVKMETVNELFMRVTLTFGYMEQPNIPRALAICRKQGWKFDIMTTSFFLSRRSLKASPNSGMPVWQDRLFIGLARTAADATEYFQIPTGRVVEIGTQVAI; encoded by the coding sequence ATGGACCTTGCCAATCGCGGTAGCGAGGCTGAACCCGTCGAGCAATCGAGTCATTCCGGGGTTGAGCAGCACAGCACCAAGGTTCTGATGCTGGGCGCGCTCGGCGTCGTCTATGGCGATATCGGCACGAGCCCGATTTACGCCTTCCGCGAGGCGCTCCATGCTTCGCCAGGCATCGATACACGGGTTCACGTGCTTGGCGTGCTGTCGCTGATCGTCTGGGCGCTGACGATCATCGTGACCATAAAATATGTCGCCTTCGTGCTTCGTGCCGATAACAAGGGCGAAGGCGGCACGCTCTCGCTGATGTCCTTGGCGCGCAGCGCCTATCCCAAAGGCGCGCGACTGATCCTCGTCATCGGCCTTTGCGGGGCGGCGCTGTTCTTCGGTGATTCGATCATAACGCCAGCCATCTCGGTGCTGTCCGCGGTCGAAGGCCTCGAAGTGGTGACTCCGACATTGGATGCCTATGTCGTGCCGATCACGCTTCTCATCCTGGCCGTCCTGTTCTCGGTGCAACGCTTCGGCACCGGAAAGGTGGCGGCGGTGTTCGGGCCGGTGACGGCGTTGTGGTTCCTGGCCATCGGCGTTGCGGGGCTCTACCACCTGATGGATGATCCATCGATCCTCCTGGCCATCGATCCCTATTACGCGGTTGCTTATCTCGTCAGCACACCCACAGCTGCCTTCGTCACTGTCGGCGCGGTGTTCCTGGCGGTGACCGGGGCCGAGGCGCTCTACGTCGATCTTGGCCATTTTGGTCGCAAGCCGATCGTGCTGGCATGGTTTTCCGTGGTGTTCCCCTGCCTGCTGCTCAACTATTTCGGGCAGGGCGCGTTTGTGCTCGCCAATAACGGTAAACCGACCAATCCATTCTTCCAGATGCTGCCTGACTGGGCACTGATGCCGATGGTGGGGCTGGCCACGGCCGCGACGGTCATTGCCAGTCAGGCGGTCATTTCGGGTGCCTTTTCGCTGACCCGCCAGGCGGTGCAGCTCAACCTTCTGCCACGCATCGAGGTGCAGCATACCTCCGAAATGCAGCTTGGGCAGATTTATATGCCCCGCGTCAACCTGCTCATCGCGTTGGGGGTGATGCTGCTGGTGGTCGGCTTCGGCAGTTCGAGCTCGCTGGCCTCCGCCTATGGCATCTCGGTGACCGGCGAAATGCTGATGACGACGATCCTGCTGTTCGTGGTGATGCGCAAGATGTGGAAATGGAAGCTGGCGCTCGCTTTGGCGCTGACCTTGCTGTTCGGCGTCATCGACAGCGGCTTCTTACTGGCCAATGTCGTCAAGATCCTCGAAGGCGGCTGGGTTTCGATCACCGTTGCCTGCCTCATGGGGCTGATCATGTGGACGTGGATACGCGGCAGCCGTTATCTCTTCGACAAGACGCGTCGCAACGAGATCCCACTCGATTTCCTCGCCGGCAATCTGTTGAAAAAGAAGCCGCAGCTGGTTTCCGGCACCGCCGTGTTCCTGACCAGCGATCCGCTCAGCGCGCCAACCGCGCTGATGCACAGCCTGAAGCACTACAAGGTGCTGCACGAGCAGAACGTCATCCTTTCGGTGGTGACGGCGCCGCAGCCGGTGGTGCCCGACAGCGAGCGGGTCAAGATGGAGACGGTCAACGAGCTGTTCATGCGGGTGACGCTGACCTTCGGCTACATGGAACAGCCCAACATTCCGCGCGCGCTGGCCATCTGCCGCAAGCAGGGCTGGAAGTTCGACATCATGACGACATCCTTCTTCCTGTCGCGGCGTTCGCTGAAAGCCTCGCCCAATTCCGGCATGCCGGTGTGGCAGGACCGGCTGTTCATCGGCCTGGCGCGCACGGCGGCCGACGCGACCGAATATTTCCAGATTCCGACGGGCCGCGTCGTGGAAATCGGCACGCAAGTGGCTATTTAA
- a CDS encoding pyridoxine 5'-phosphate synthase, which translates to MPAKLSVNLNAIAMLRNRRDLPWPDMIGLGRIALAAGAHGLTVHPRPDERHTRRSDLPKIRALIDDEFPKAEFNIEGHPTEDFLALVEMHQPEQVTLVPDDPAQATSDHGWNFVADAAFLSPIVKRLKKGGFRVSLFSDADPAGIAAARDTGADRIELYTGPYGSYHSDSAKAAKELERLGKTADTAFAAGLQVNAGHDLTVGNLPDLVRRIPALAEVSIGHGLTADALEYGMAGTVGRFLKACGW; encoded by the coding sequence ATGCCCGCCAAGCTTTCTGTCAACCTCAACGCCATCGCCATGCTGCGCAACCGGCGCGACCTGCCATGGCCTGATATGATCGGGCTTGGCCGCATCGCGCTCGCGGCTGGAGCCCATGGGCTGACCGTCCATCCGCGTCCCGACGAGCGTCACACGCGGCGTTCCGACCTGCCCAAGATCAGGGCACTGATCGACGATGAGTTCCCCAAGGCGGAATTCAACATCGAGGGCCATCCAACCGAGGATTTCCTGGCGCTTGTGGAAATGCACCAACCGGAGCAGGTGACGCTGGTTCCCGACGATCCGGCGCAGGCAACCTCCGACCATGGCTGGAACTTCGTCGCCGACGCCGCGTTCCTGTCACCGATCGTCAAACGTCTGAAGAAGGGCGGTTTCAGGGTGTCGCTGTTTTCCGATGCCGATCCCGCCGGCATTGCGGCCGCGCGTGATACGGGTGCCGACCGGATCGAACTCTATACCGGTCCCTATGGCAGTTACCATTCCGATTCCGCAAAGGCGGCCAAGGAGCTGGAAAGATTGGGGAAAACAGCCGACACGGCATTTGCCGCCGGCCTTCAGGTCAATGCCGGGCACGACCTGACGGTAGGCAATCTGCCTGACCTTGTCCGACGCATACCGGCATTGGCCGAAGTGTCGATAGGACATGGGTTGACAGCCGACGCGTTGGAGTATGGCATGGCCGGTACGGTGGGTCGGTTCCTGAAGGCCTGCGGGTGGTAG
- a CDS encoding STAS/SEC14 domain-containing protein, protein MNFLQSVPAIRRIETSRDDLFAIDVVGHVSAADAENLFGLLEAAYLLHPRIDVAVRIVDHEGVDWADISDETIKKGAVHALEHIGRCAAIGAPDWTPNARHALPASSPVEFRHFELEDEAAAWEWLGARPTSEEATAAPERG, encoded by the coding sequence TTGAATTTCCTCCAATCCGTGCCGGCGATCCGCCGCATCGAGACCAGCCGCGACGACCTCTTTGCCATCGATGTGGTCGGCCATGTCTCGGCCGCCGATGCCGAGAACCTGTTCGGCCTGCTGGAGGCGGCCTATTTGCTCCATCCGCGGATCGACGTGGCCGTGCGCATAGTCGATCACGAGGGCGTCGACTGGGCCGACATCTCCGATGAGACCATCAAGAAGGGTGCCGTCCACGCATTGGAACATATTGGCCGTTGCGCGGCGATCGGCGCCCCTGACTGGACGCCGAACGCACGACACGCCTTGCCTGCTTCATCGCCCGTCGAATTCAGGCATTTCGAGCTCGAGGACGAAGCCGCTGCCTGGGAGTGGCTCGGGGCGCGGCCGACGAGTGAGGAGGCCACGGCCGCTCCAGAAAGAGGATGA
- a CDS encoding ATP-dependent DNA helicase — protein MEFSPQQDEALQAVARWLKTGKPQLFRLFGYAGTGKTTLARYFAEHVDGQVQFAAFTGKAAQVLRSKGAVNARTIHSLIYRPKGEESVEDEVTGKTSMSPTFSLNRQSPISRAKLVIIDECSMVDEQLGRDLMSFGTPILVLGDPGQLPPISGGGFFTDHEPDFLLTEIHRQARDNPILRLALDVREGREFMRGDYGTAQVIGKEDVNQELVLKADQVLVGTNRTRRRYNQRLRELKGFNADYPQAGDKLVCLRNDPAKGLLNGSLWKVMTSSRETVKPGINLLVSPEEDDPDRGVAKIKLLKAAFEDPDADIPWQQKKRFDDFDYGYALTVHKAQGSQWNEIVLFDESWAFKETRQRWLYTAITRAAERLTIVR, from the coding sequence ATGGAATTTTCACCCCAACAGGACGAGGCGCTGCAGGCCGTCGCCCGCTGGCTCAAGACCGGCAAGCCGCAGCTGTTCCGGCTGTTCGGCTACGCCGGCACCGGCAAGACGACGCTGGCGCGCTATTTTGCCGAACATGTCGACGGACAGGTGCAGTTCGCCGCCTTCACCGGCAAGGCCGCGCAGGTGCTGCGCTCCAAGGGTGCGGTCAACGCCCGTACGATCCATTCCCTGATCTACAGGCCCAAGGGCGAGGAGTCGGTCGAGGACGAGGTGACCGGCAAGACCTCGATGTCGCCGACCTTTTCGCTCAACCGGCAGAGCCCGATCTCGCGCGCCAAGCTGGTCATCATCGACGAATGCTCGATGGTCGACGAACAGCTCGGCCGCGACCTGATGAGTTTCGGCACGCCTATCCTGGTGCTGGGTGACCCGGGCCAGTTGCCGCCGATCTCGGGCGGCGGCTTCTTCACCGATCACGAGCCGGACTTCCTGCTCACCGAAATCCACCGGCAGGCGCGCGACAATCCGATCCTGCGGCTGGCGCTCGACGTGCGCGAGGGGCGCGAATTCATGCGCGGCGACTATGGCACGGCGCAGGTGATCGGCAAGGAAGACGTCAACCAGGAACTGGTGCTGAAGGCCGACCAGGTGCTGGTCGGCACCAACCGGACGCGCCGCCGCTACAACCAGCGTCTGCGTGAACTCAAGGGGTTCAACGCCGATTATCCGCAGGCTGGCGACAAGCTGGTGTGCCTGCGCAACGATCCCGCCAAGGGGCTGCTCAACGGGTCGCTTTGGAAAGTGATGACCTCATCGCGCGAGACAGTGAAGCCCGGCATCAATCTTCTGGTGTCGCCGGAAGAGGACGATCCGGACCGCGGCGTCGCCAAGATCAAGCTGCTCAAGGCGGCGTTCGAGGATCCGGACGCCGACATCCCCTGGCAGCAGAAGAAGCGCTTCGACGATTTCGACTATGGTTATGCGCTGACGGTGCACAAGGCGCAGGGCTCGCAGTGGAACGAGATCGTGCTGTTCGACGAAAGCTGGGCCTTCAAGGAAACGCGCCAGCGCTGGCTTTATACGGCGATTACACGGGCCGCCGAACGGCTGACCATTGTCAGATAG
- a CDS encoding nitrile hydratase accessory protein, whose product MSRPEATMPATDLPAGFDAPVFAEPWQAEAFAMTVALHDKGLFSWGEWAQALSAEVKKPGAAADGHDYYEHWLAALESLLASKGLAAKPDVDAMAQAWERAAHATPHGKPILLENDPRASR is encoded by the coding sequence TTGAGCCGGCCTGAGGCGACCATGCCGGCCACCGATCTGCCCGCCGGTTTCGACGCGCCCGTTTTCGCCGAACCCTGGCAGGCCGAAGCCTTCGCCATGACGGTGGCGCTGCACGACAAGGGCCTTTTTTCATGGGGCGAGTGGGCACAGGCGCTGTCGGCCGAGGTGAAGAAGCCGGGCGCGGCGGCGGACGGTCATGACTATTACGAGCATTGGCTGGCGGCGCTGGAAAGCCTGCTTGCGTCCAAGGGACTGGCCGCCAAGCCCGATGTCGATGCGATGGCACAGGCTTGGGAACGCGCCGCGCATGCCACGCCGCACGGCAAGCCGATCTTGCTGGAGAACGATCCGCGCGCTTCCAGGTGA
- the nthB gene encoding nitrile hydratase subunit beta, whose protein sequence is MNGPQDLGGQMGFGPVAPEKDEPYFHADWERRALGVTLCAGAMGAWNIDESRHARESLHPADYYTSSYYQIWIKALETLLKRHGFISDRDLRAGEALDAAATPKKVLKAADVPAVLAKGGPCNRAVGTAPRFKAGDVVRTKNFNPAGHTRLPRYARDKQGLVEAVHDGFVFPDTNAHGRGENPQWVYTVVFEGGEIWGEGADPTLTVSIDAWESYLEPA, encoded by the coding sequence ATGAACGGGCCGCAGGATCTCGGCGGACAAATGGGGTTCGGGCCGGTGGCGCCCGAAAAGGATGAACCGTATTTCCATGCCGATTGGGAAAGGCGGGCGCTCGGCGTGACGCTCTGCGCCGGCGCCATGGGCGCGTGGAACATCGACGAGAGCCGGCACGCGCGGGAATCGCTGCACCCGGCCGATTATTATACTTCAAGCTACTATCAGATCTGGATCAAGGCGCTGGAGACCCTGCTCAAGCGCCATGGGTTCATCAGCGACCGCGATCTCAGGGCGGGCGAGGCGCTCGATGCGGCGGCAACCCCGAAAAAGGTGCTGAAGGCAGCCGATGTGCCCGCCGTGCTGGCCAAGGGCGGTCCTTGCAACCGCGCGGTCGGGACAGCACCGCGCTTCAAGGCCGGCGATGTCGTGCGGACGAAGAATTTCAATCCGGCCGGCCACACCAGGCTGCCGCGCTACGCGCGTGACAAACAGGGCCTCGTCGAGGCGGTGCATGACGGCTTCGTCTTTCCCGACACCAACGCGCATGGGCGGGGCGAGAATCCGCAATGGGTCTATACCGTGGTTTTCGAAGGTGGTGAGATCTGGGGCGAGGGCGCCGACCCGACCCTGACTGTCTCCATCGACGCCTGGGAGAGCTACCTTGAGCCGGCCTGA
- the nthA gene encoding nitrile hydratase subunit alpha, whose translation MSHDHDHDNELDPFAARVRALETILTRKGLIDPAAIDVIVDTYETKIGPRNGARVVARAWTDPEFAAWLQSDATAAIASLSYAGRQGEHMQAVFNTEDTHNLVVCTLCSCYPWSVLGLPPVWYKAPPYRSRAVIDPRGVLEEFGLTLPSATKIRVWDSTAELRYLVVPMRPDGTEGWSEEQLAELVSRDAMIGTAQAREPA comes from the coding sequence ATGTCCCATGATCATGACCACGACAACGAACTCGATCCGTTTGCTGCCCGGGTTCGGGCGCTGGAAACCATCCTGACCCGCAAGGGTCTGATCGACCCCGCCGCGATCGACGTCATCGTCGACACCTACGAGACCAAGATCGGTCCGCGCAACGGCGCCAGGGTGGTGGCCAGGGCCTGGACCGACCCTGAGTTCGCCGCCTGGCTGCAAAGCGACGCAACCGCGGCGATCGCATCGCTCTCCTACGCCGGGCGGCAAGGCGAACACATGCAGGCTGTCTTCAATACGGAGGACACCCACAACCTCGTCGTCTGCACGCTGTGCTCCTGCTATCCATGGTCGGTGCTCGGCCTGCCGCCGGTCTGGTACAAGGCACCGCCCTATCGGTCGCGCGCGGTGATCGATCCGCGCGGCGTGCTCGAGGAATTCGGGCTGACGTTGCCATCCGCAACAAAGATACGCGTCTGGGATTCGACCGCGGAGCTGCGCTATCTCGTGGTGCCGATGCGGCCGGACGGCACCGAAGGCTGGAGCGAGGAACAGCTCGCCGAGCTGGTGAGCCGGGATGCGATGATCGGCACGGCGCAGGCGAGGGAGCCCGCATGA